In Silene latifolia isolate original U9 population chromosome 3, ASM4854445v1, whole genome shotgun sequence, a single window of DNA contains:
- the LOC141648392 gene encoding putative disease resistance protein RGA1 isoform X1 — protein MADLGALISIAESVFKLLQSPVLNDMKNWQSDLENLNNSVSFIKDMLLDVEATPELSRVEQRWVDELNQVLYEADDLFDEVITIAKQKELNAPGAKFSKKVLDKVSRFFSSKNRILLSYKTSQEVKCIQQKLDAIAKDHARFKFEVDPHATLNRKVDTCSFLDEKHENIIGREDDVKVIVETLLDPHVEENVAFVAVVGIGGLGKTTLAQLVYNHHVVKSRFEKKIWACVSDQDGKRLNVREILAKIIESLTNEKPSNDSSMQSLQTKFQGELNNKTYLLILDDVWTKDPNEWRELSRHLTIGGRGSKVVITTRSEETAEVVLATAAHSKKYMLKGLSDENSWRLFMLTAFKRECSNDDQLTTIGKKIVKKCSNVPLAIKVLGTLLFGQTQDIWESFEKKRLPHIEASKNPIMSILKLSYNNLEPSVKNCFRYCALFPKDFEMNKRELISLWMAQGYIDDSEDYFLILLKRCFFQDVERDDFGDIVSFKMHDLIHDLAQEVAGDEIIVTNSLPNNLSRKLRHLFIDAKAGVINYFHESNIRTCYMNNHVRVHSDVVKTLVSKWRCLRSLRLYLPFARNLPESIGDLLHLRYLDLSRNEKLKTLPNSITKLYNLQSLILQECSTLQEWPNDFCKLVNLTLLDIRECWRLTCMPLGIDQLTNLRDLTYFGGQLKDLKCLVNLRGQLKMTMNKNLVSEKENKWEGGYLEHIKNLKAISISFNEKAGESNNEALIDRLQPNENLMQLRLSGYNGTEIPRWGRAHDDWVKILPKLVNIELGNCKRIHGIPLLSNLKHLKSLSLERLYNLEYMEIDTISRGSPGWSKDLPFFPSLEILSIKDLKRLKGWWGGVCEGDSSSSMPHWQPPFPRLSKLAIQECPELTSLPPCPTLESLHLTRSSKSLRILPGQGPANLDLKLEVKVDSVGYLTTLAARCLTDIVIQNDDELKRLSDYEEVFKSSSSSLRKLRIINCKKLTSVSGVLEHLTALDDWAITFPNLVEIELRNCERLEHLTALEDWAITFPNLVEITLSNNCKRLDGIPVLSNLKHLKRLTLSKLNNLEYMEISAISRIGSSGSKDIPFFPSLEYLEIKELQRLRGWWKGVGEGDSSSGMPLWPPSFPRLSTLTITDCAMLISLPPCPSLESLCLERNNKALRILPGEGPANLDLSFHVLVDSVGYLATLPAFRFTHIKIHDDQELKSLSEIEEVFKSSSSLRSLEIYNCRRLTSVMPVFLHLTALESLSLSRIPVVDEEFEDDMLWRSLSHNLRFLKLRSLDALKMLPRGMKHLTALENLSIDCKWLKALPQWIGCLSSLQSLTIKHCNNLKSLGGIQSVTSLQKLVIYECVYLQERCEEPRGKEWPNIQHIPHIFLY, from the coding sequence ATGGCTGATTTGGGAGCATTGATCTCCATTGCTGAATCGGTCTTTAAACTCTTACAATCTCCTGTCCTCAATGACATGAAAAACTGGCAATCCGATCTCGAAAACCTTAACAACTCTGTCTCCTTCATCAAGGACATGCTCCTCGACGTGGAAGCAACACCTGAGCTCTCCCGTGTAGAACAACGCTGGGTTGACGAGCTGAATCAAGTTCTTTACGAAGCTGATGATCTCTTCGATGAGGTCATCACTATCGCTAAGCAGAAGGAACTCAATGCTCCAGGTGCTAAGTTCTCCAAGAAGGTCTTAGATAAGGTGAGTCGTTTCTTTTCTTCTAAGAATCGAATTCTTCTTAGTTATAAAACTTCTCAAGAGGTTAAGTGCATCCAGCAAAAGTTAGATGCTATAGCTAAGGATCATGCTAGATTTAAGTTTGAGGTTGACCCTCATGCTACTTTGAATAGGAAAGTGGACACTTGTTCCTTTTTAGATGAAAAGCATGAGAATATTATTGGAAGAGAGGATGATGTGAAGGTTATTGTAGAGACGCTGCTTGATCCTCATGTGGAGGAGAATGTTGCGTTTGTTGCTGTTGTGGGAATCGGAGGGTTAGGGAAAACCACTCTTGCTCAACTTGTATATAATCACCATGTGGTCAAATCTAGGTTTGAGAAGAAGATATGGGCATGTGTCTCTGACCAAGATGGAAAAAGATTAAATGTGAGAGAAATTTTAGCTAAAATAATagaatcattaacaaatgaaaagCCTAGTAATGACTCCAGTATGCAATCCTTGCAAACCAAATTTCAGGGAGAACTGAATAATAAGACATACTTGCTTATATTAGATGATGTGTGGACTAAAGATCCCAATGAGTGGAGAGAGCTGAGTAGACACTTGACAATTGGTGGTAGGGGAAGTAAAGTTGTCATTACTACCCGTTCCGAGGAAACAGCTGAAGTGGTATTAGCAACAGCTGCTCACTCTAAAAAGTATATGTTGAAAGGTTTGTCCGACGAGAATTCCTGGCGTTTGTTTATGCTGACGGCATTCAAACGAGAATGCTCCAATGACGATCAATTAACTACGATCggcaaaaaaattgttaaaaaatgCTCCAATGTTCCCCTTGCTATAAAAGTTCTAGGAACTCTTTTATTTGGTCAAACACAAGATATATGGGAATCGTTTGAAAAGAAGCGACTACCTCACATTGAAGCTAGCAAAAATCCAATTATGTCGATCTTAAAGCTCAGCTACAACAACCTCGAGCCTTCAGTTAAAAATTGTTTTAGGTATTGTGCTTTATTCCCTAAGGATTTTGAAATGAACAAACGAGAGTTGATTAGTCTTTGGATGGCACAAGGATATATTGATGATAGTGAGGATTACTTTTTGATCTTACTAAAACGCTGTTTTTTTCAAGATGTGGAAAGAGATGACTTTGGTGATATCGTGTCATTTAAGATGCATGATTTAATTCACGATCTTGCTCAAGAAGTTGCGGGGGACGAGATTATTGTGACAAATAGTCTGCCAAACAACTTAAGCAGAAAGCTTCGTCATTTATTTATTGATGCGAAAGCAGGGGTGATTAACTATTTCCATGAAAGTAATATTCGTACATGTTATATGAATAATCACGTCCGTGTCCACTCGGACGTGGTGAAAACTCTAGTATCTAAATGGCGTTGTCTAAGATCGTTACGCTTGTATTTGCCGTTCGCTAGAAATTTGCCGGAGTCAATTGGAGATCTGTTACACTTAAGGTATCTAGATCTCTCGAGAAATGAGAAACTCAAGACGCTCCCGAATTCAATtacaaaattatataatttacagAGTTTGATTTTGCAAGAATGTTCGACTTTGCAAGAGTGGCCAAATGATTTTTGCAAATTGGTAAATCTTACACTCTTGGATATACGTGAGTGTTGGAGGTTGACTTGCATGCCTTTGGGCATTGACCAGTTGACTAATCTACGAGACCTAACCTACTTTGGAGGACAGTTGAAAGACTTGAAATGTCTTGTCAATTTAAGGGGTCAACTTAAAATGACTATGAATAAAAACCTGGTAAGTGAGAAGGAAAATAAATGGGAAGGCGGATATTTGGAGCACATTAAGAATCTGAAGGCAATATCAATATCTTTTAATGAAAAAGCTGGTGAATCCAATAATGAGGCTCTGATTGATAGGCTGCAGCCAAATGAAAATCTCATGCAGTTGAGGTTGTCTGGATATAATGGTACTGAAATTCCAAGGTGGGGAAGAGCACATGATGACTGGGTTAAAATTCTTCCTAAACTTGTCAACATCGAGCTTGGTAACTGTAAGAGGATACATGGTATCCCATTGTTGAGTAATTTGAAGCATCTCAAATCCTTATCTCTTGAGAGGTTGTATAATTTGGAGTACATGGAGATTGATACAATTAGCCGTGGTAGTCCTGGGTGGTCAAAGGATTTACCATTTTTCCCATCCCTTGAGATTCTCTCTATTAAAGATTTGAAAAGGTTGAAAGGATGGTGGGGTGGGGTCTGTGAAGGAGATAGCAGCAGCAGCATGCCACATTGGCAACCACCATTTCCTCGTCTCTCAAAATTGGCCATCCAAGAATGCCCTGAGTTGACATCTCTTCCTCCTTGTCCGACCCTAGAATCCCTACACTTAACGAGAAGCAGTAAGTCGTTGCGGATATTACCCGGTCAAGGACCTGCAAACTTAGACCTCAAATTAGAGGTGAAAGTAGACAGTGTGGGTTATCTCACTACTCTAGCTGCTAGATGTCTTACCGATATAGTGATACAAAACGATGATGAATTGAAGAGGTTATCGGATTATGAGGAGGTGTTCAAGAGCTCTTCTTCTTCCCTACGAAAGCTTAGGATTATAAATTGCAAAAAGCTGACGAGTGTTTCAGGAGTGTTGGAACATCTCACTGCGTTGGATGACTGGGCAATTACCTTTCCTAATCTTGTCGAGATTGAGCTTAGAAATTGTGAGAGGTTGGAACATCTCACTGCGTTGGAAGACTGGGCAATTACCTTTCCTAATCTTGTCGAGATTACGCTTAGTAATAATTGTAAGAGGTTGGATGGTATCCCAGTGTTGAGTAATTTGAAGCATCTCAAAAGATTGACTCTTTCCAAGTTGAATAATTTGGAATACATGGAGATTAGTGCAATTAGCCGCATTGGTAGTTCTGGGTCAAAGGATATACCCTTTTTCCCATCCCTTGAGTATCTCGAAATTAAGGAACTGCAACGGCTGAGAGGATGGTGGAAAGGGGTTGGTGAAGGTGATAGCAGCAGCGGCATGCCACTTTGGCCACCTTCATTTCCTCGTCTCTCGACATTAACAATCACCGATTGCGCCATGTTGATTTCTCTTCCTCCTTGTCCGAGCCTAGAATCACTATGCTTGGAGAGGAACAACAAAGCGTTGCGGATATTACCAGGTGAAGGACCTGCAAACTTAGATCTCAGTTTCCATGTGCTAGTAGACAGTGTGGGCTATCTCGCTACGTTGCCTGCCTTCCGCTTTACTCACATCAAGATCCACGATGATCAGGAATTAAAGAGTTTATCGGAAATTGAGGAGGTATTCAAGAGCTCTTCTTCCTTACGAAGCCTAGAGATTTACAACTGCAGAAGACTAACAAGTGTTATGCCAGTGTTTTTGCATCTCACTGCGTTGGAGTCGCTATCACTAAGTCGTATACCTGTAGTGGACGAGGAATTCGAGGATGACATGCTTTGGAGATCCCTAAGTCACAATCTCCGTTTCCTTAAGTTGAGATCCCTTGACGCTCTGAAAATGCTGCCGAGAGGGATGAAGCACTTGACCGCCCTCGAAAACCTCTCTATTGATTGTAAGTGGTTGAAAGCTCTACCGCAATGGATAGGCTGCTTATCATCACTTCAGTCCCTCACGATCAAACATTGCAACAACCTCAAATCACTAGGCGGAATCCAAAGCGTCACTTCCCTTCAGAAACTTGTTATCTATGAATGTGTATACCTACAAGAAAGATGTGAAGAACCAAGGGGTAAAGAGTGGCCTAATATTCAGCACATTCCTCACATCTTCCTCTATTAA
- the LOC141648392 gene encoding putative disease resistance protein RGA1 isoform X2 yields MADLGALISIAESVFKLLQSPVLNDMKNWQSDLENLNNSVSFIKDMLLDVEATPELSRVEQRWVDELNQVLYEADDLFDEVITIAKQKELNAPGAKFSKKVLDKVSRFFSSKNRILLSYKTSQEVKCIQQKLDAIAKDHARFKFEVDPHATLNRKVDTCSFLDEKHENIIGREDDVKVIVETLLDPHVEENVAFVAVVGIGGLGKTTLAQLVYNHHVVKSRFEKKIWACVSDQDGKRLNVREILAKIIESLTNEKPSNDSSMQSLQTKFQGELNNKTYLLILDDVWTKDPNEWRELSRHLTIGGRGSKVVITTRSEETAEVVLATAAHSKKYMLKGLSDENSWRLFMLTAFKRECSNDDQLTTIGKKIVKKCSNVPLAIKVLGTLLFGQTQDIWESFEKKRLPHIEASKNPIMSILKLSYNNLEPSVKNCFRYCALFPKDFEMNKRELISLWMAQGYIDDSEDYFLILLKRCFFQDVERDDFGDIVSFKMHDLIHDLAQEVAGDEIIVTNSLPNNLSRKLRHLFIDAKAGVINYFHESNIRTCYMNNHVRVHSDVVKTLVSKWRCLRSLRLYLPFARNLPESIGDLLHLRYLDLSRNEKLKTLPNSITKLYNLQSLILQECSTLQEWPNDFCKLVNLTLLDIRECWRLTCMPLGIDQLTNLRDLTYFGGQLKDLKCLVNLRGQLKMTMNKNLVSEKENKWEGGYLEHIKNLKAISISFNEKAGESNNEALIDRLQPNENLMQLRLSGYNGTEIPRWGRAHDDWVKILPKLVNIELGNCKRIHGIPLLSNLKHLKSLSLERLYNLEYMEIDTISRGSPGWSKDLPFFPSLEILSIKDLKRLKGWWGGVCEGDSSSSMPHWQPPFPRLSKLAIQECPELTSLPPCPTLESLHLTRSSKSLRILPGQGPANLDLKLEVKVDSVGYLTTLAARCLTDIVIQNDDELKRLSDYEEVFKSSSSSLRKLRIINCKKLTSVSGVLEHLTALDDWAITFPNLVEIELRNCERLDGIPVLSNLKHLKRLTLSKLNNLEYMEISAISRIGSSGSKDIPFFPSLEYLEIKELQRLRGWWKGVGEGDSSSGMPLWPPSFPRLSTLTITDCAMLISLPPCPSLESLCLERNNKALRILPGEGPANLDLSFHVLVDSVGYLATLPAFRFTHIKIHDDQELKSLSEIEEVFKSSSSLRSLEIYNCRRLTSVMPVFLHLTALESLSLSRIPVVDEEFEDDMLWRSLSHNLRFLKLRSLDALKMLPRGMKHLTALENLSIDCKWLKALPQWIGCLSSLQSLTIKHCNNLKSLGGIQSVTSLQKLVIYECVYLQERCEEPRGKEWPNIQHIPHIFLY; encoded by the exons ATGGCTGATTTGGGAGCATTGATCTCCATTGCTGAATCGGTCTTTAAACTCTTACAATCTCCTGTCCTCAATGACATGAAAAACTGGCAATCCGATCTCGAAAACCTTAACAACTCTGTCTCCTTCATCAAGGACATGCTCCTCGACGTGGAAGCAACACCTGAGCTCTCCCGTGTAGAACAACGCTGGGTTGACGAGCTGAATCAAGTTCTTTACGAAGCTGATGATCTCTTCGATGAGGTCATCACTATCGCTAAGCAGAAGGAACTCAATGCTCCAGGTGCTAAGTTCTCCAAGAAGGTCTTAGATAAGGTGAGTCGTTTCTTTTCTTCTAAGAATCGAATTCTTCTTAGTTATAAAACTTCTCAAGAGGTTAAGTGCATCCAGCAAAAGTTAGATGCTATAGCTAAGGATCATGCTAGATTTAAGTTTGAGGTTGACCCTCATGCTACTTTGAATAGGAAAGTGGACACTTGTTCCTTTTTAGATGAAAAGCATGAGAATATTATTGGAAGAGAGGATGATGTGAAGGTTATTGTAGAGACGCTGCTTGATCCTCATGTGGAGGAGAATGTTGCGTTTGTTGCTGTTGTGGGAATCGGAGGGTTAGGGAAAACCACTCTTGCTCAACTTGTATATAATCACCATGTGGTCAAATCTAGGTTTGAGAAGAAGATATGGGCATGTGTCTCTGACCAAGATGGAAAAAGATTAAATGTGAGAGAAATTTTAGCTAAAATAATagaatcattaacaaatgaaaagCCTAGTAATGACTCCAGTATGCAATCCTTGCAAACCAAATTTCAGGGAGAACTGAATAATAAGACATACTTGCTTATATTAGATGATGTGTGGACTAAAGATCCCAATGAGTGGAGAGAGCTGAGTAGACACTTGACAATTGGTGGTAGGGGAAGTAAAGTTGTCATTACTACCCGTTCCGAGGAAACAGCTGAAGTGGTATTAGCAACAGCTGCTCACTCTAAAAAGTATATGTTGAAAGGTTTGTCCGACGAGAATTCCTGGCGTTTGTTTATGCTGACGGCATTCAAACGAGAATGCTCCAATGACGATCAATTAACTACGATCggcaaaaaaattgttaaaaaatgCTCCAATGTTCCCCTTGCTATAAAAGTTCTAGGAACTCTTTTATTTGGTCAAACACAAGATATATGGGAATCGTTTGAAAAGAAGCGACTACCTCACATTGAAGCTAGCAAAAATCCAATTATGTCGATCTTAAAGCTCAGCTACAACAACCTCGAGCCTTCAGTTAAAAATTGTTTTAGGTATTGTGCTTTATTCCCTAAGGATTTTGAAATGAACAAACGAGAGTTGATTAGTCTTTGGATGGCACAAGGATATATTGATGATAGTGAGGATTACTTTTTGATCTTACTAAAACGCTGTTTTTTTCAAGATGTGGAAAGAGATGACTTTGGTGATATCGTGTCATTTAAGATGCATGATTTAATTCACGATCTTGCTCAAGAAGTTGCGGGGGACGAGATTATTGTGACAAATAGTCTGCCAAACAACTTAAGCAGAAAGCTTCGTCATTTATTTATTGATGCGAAAGCAGGGGTGATTAACTATTTCCATGAAAGTAATATTCGTACATGTTATATGAATAATCACGTCCGTGTCCACTCGGACGTGGTGAAAACTCTAGTATCTAAATGGCGTTGTCTAAGATCGTTACGCTTGTATTTGCCGTTCGCTAGAAATTTGCCGGAGTCAATTGGAGATCTGTTACACTTAAGGTATCTAGATCTCTCGAGAAATGAGAAACTCAAGACGCTCCCGAATTCAATtacaaaattatataatttacagAGTTTGATTTTGCAAGAATGTTCGACTTTGCAAGAGTGGCCAAATGATTTTTGCAAATTGGTAAATCTTACACTCTTGGATATACGTGAGTGTTGGAGGTTGACTTGCATGCCTTTGGGCATTGACCAGTTGACTAATCTACGAGACCTAACCTACTTTGGAGGACAGTTGAAAGACTTGAAATGTCTTGTCAATTTAAGGGGTCAACTTAAAATGACTATGAATAAAAACCTGGTAAGTGAGAAGGAAAATAAATGGGAAGGCGGATATTTGGAGCACATTAAGAATCTGAAGGCAATATCAATATCTTTTAATGAAAAAGCTGGTGAATCCAATAATGAGGCTCTGATTGATAGGCTGCAGCCAAATGAAAATCTCATGCAGTTGAGGTTGTCTGGATATAATGGTACTGAAATTCCAAGGTGGGGAAGAGCACATGATGACTGGGTTAAAATTCTTCCTAAACTTGTCAACATCGAGCTTGGTAACTGTAAGAGGATACATGGTATCCCATTGTTGAGTAATTTGAAGCATCTCAAATCCTTATCTCTTGAGAGGTTGTATAATTTGGAGTACATGGAGATTGATACAATTAGCCGTGGTAGTCCTGGGTGGTCAAAGGATTTACCATTTTTCCCATCCCTTGAGATTCTCTCTATTAAAGATTTGAAAAGGTTGAAAGGATGGTGGGGTGGGGTCTGTGAAGGAGATAGCAGCAGCAGCATGCCACATTGGCAACCACCATTTCCTCGTCTCTCAAAATTGGCCATCCAAGAATGCCCTGAGTTGACATCTCTTCCTCCTTGTCCGACCCTAGAATCCCTACACTTAACGAGAAGCAGTAAGTCGTTGCGGATATTACCCGGTCAAGGACCTGCAAACTTAGACCTCAAATTAGAGGTGAAAGTAGACAGTGTGGGTTATCTCACTACTCTAGCTGCTAGATGTCTTACCGATATAGTGATACAAAACGATGATGAATTGAAGAGGTTATCGGATTATGAGGAGGTGTTCAAGAGCTCTTCTTCTTCCCTACGAAAGCTTAGGATTATAAATTGCAAAAAGCTGACGAGTGTTTCAGGAGTGTTGGAACATCTCACTGCGTTGGATGACTGGGCAATTACCTTTCCTAATCTTGTCGAGATTGAGCTTAGAAATTGTGAGAG GTTGGATGGTATCCCAGTGTTGAGTAATTTGAAGCATCTCAAAAGATTGACTCTTTCCAAGTTGAATAATTTGGAATACATGGAGATTAGTGCAATTAGCCGCATTGGTAGTTCTGGGTCAAAGGATATACCCTTTTTCCCATCCCTTGAGTATCTCGAAATTAAGGAACTGCAACGGCTGAGAGGATGGTGGAAAGGGGTTGGTGAAGGTGATAGCAGCAGCGGCATGCCACTTTGGCCACCTTCATTTCCTCGTCTCTCGACATTAACAATCACCGATTGCGCCATGTTGATTTCTCTTCCTCCTTGTCCGAGCCTAGAATCACTATGCTTGGAGAGGAACAACAAAGCGTTGCGGATATTACCAGGTGAAGGACCTGCAAACTTAGATCTCAGTTTCCATGTGCTAGTAGACAGTGTGGGCTATCTCGCTACGTTGCCTGCCTTCCGCTTTACTCACATCAAGATCCACGATGATCAGGAATTAAAGAGTTTATCGGAAATTGAGGAGGTATTCAAGAGCTCTTCTTCCTTACGAAGCCTAGAGATTTACAACTGCAGAAGACTAACAAGTGTTATGCCAGTGTTTTTGCATCTCACTGCGTTGGAGTCGCTATCACTAAGTCGTATACCTGTAGTGGACGAGGAATTCGAGGATGACATGCTTTGGAGATCCCTAAGTCACAATCTCCGTTTCCTTAAGTTGAGATCCCTTGACGCTCTGAAAATGCTGCCGAGAGGGATGAAGCACTTGACCGCCCTCGAAAACCTCTCTATTGATTGTAAGTGGTTGAAAGCTCTACCGCAATGGATAGGCTGCTTATCATCACTTCAGTCCCTCACGATCAAACATTGCAACAACCTCAAATCACTAGGCGGAATCCAAAGCGTCACTTCCCTTCAGAAACTTGTTATCTATGAATGTGTATACCTACAAGAAAGATGTGAAGAACCAAGGGGTAAAGAGTGGCCTAATATTCAGCACATTCCTCACATCTTCCTCTATTAA
- the LOC141649934 gene encoding protein FAR1-RELATED SEQUENCE 5-like translates to MRAQVINDGDGIDYSDHFTTTRFFASSIEAFNWAYEIGLRLGFGIKKASNKKVGRNTNLRQRYFVCRMGGKGPVNKDADSLMRGNTATAWCNCKFSMKVVELEENKWQLVMRSGFHNHALTLYCDGDRYFAKLDDEELAFIDAQVRAHVRPAIISAGLHQRNPEKSYNRSQKVRAEERDGRNPAQQMLALAIDSTYKTNEYRLPLVEMVGVTPVEKSFVIAYALVTHESEEKYLWVLRKLKALLNDVVQLNAIVTDCEGGLLNAIPIVFPDSSHFLCLWHIYSNVETKALDITKQDNWAKHVTYNLFTAVVEAETEDNFNVAWGILAREWAGVAAYIERQWFPHLEKWAKYRTNKITHFGNTSTSRVESAHANLKRWLNSAKLAVDSELT, encoded by the exons ATGCGTGCGCAGGTGATTAACGATGGAGACGGTATTGATTACTCAGATCATTTTACGACTACCAGATTTTTTGCATCTAGTATTGAAGCGTTTAATTGGGCATATGAGATAGGACTCCGACTCGGGTTTGGGATAAAAAAAGCAAGCAACAAGAAAGTTGGTCGTAACACGAATTTGAGACAACGTTATTTTGTTTGTCGGATGGGTGGAAAAGGTCCCGTAAATAAGGATGCCGATTCTTTAATGAGGGGTAACACGGCTACCGCGTGGTGCAATTGCAAATTTTCAATGAAAGTTGTTGAATTAGAAGAGAATAAGTGGCAGCTTGTGATGAGATCCGGGTTTCATAATCATGCTTtaacgttgtattgtgacggcgacaGATACTTTGCAAAGCTTGATGACGAGGAGTTGGCTTTTATCGATGCCCAAGTTAGAGCTCACGTTAGGCCGGCAATTATTAGTGCGGGTTTGCATCAGCGGAATCCGGAAAAGTCCTACAATCGTTCTCAGAAAGTAAGGGCCGAGGAAAGAGATGGGAGAAACCCGGCACAACAGATGTTAGCACTTGCG ATCGATTCCACGTACAAGACAAATGAataccgtcttccgcttgttgaGATGGTTGGAGTCACACCCGTCGAGAAGAGCTTTGTCATCGCGTATGCTCTTGTGACGCATGAGTCCGAGGAGAAATATCTGTGGGTCCTACGGAAACTGAAGGCCCTGCTCAATGATGTCGTTCAACTTAATGCTATTGTTACTGATTGCGAGGGTGGTTTGTTGAACGCGATtcccattgtttttccggattcgTCTCACTTTCTATGTCTTTGGCATATATATTCTAACGTGGAGACGAAAGCACTTGATATCACGAAACAGGATAATTGGGCTAAGCACGTAACTTATAACTTGTTTACTGCGGTTGTCGAGGCGGAGACCGAAGATAACTTTAATGTTGCGTGGGGCATATTGGCAAGGGAATGGGCGGGAGTGGCGGCTTATATtgagaggcaatggttcccgcactTGGAAAAATGGGCCAAGTATAGAACGAACAAGATAACTCATTTTGGGAATACTTCTACATCCCGGGTTGAGTCGGCTCATGCGAATTTGAAGAGATGGCTGAATAGCGCGAAACTGGCAGTTGatagt GAACTGACATaa
- the LOC141646444 gene encoding uncharacterized protein LOC141646444, with amino-acid sequence MAPGGNRQRGGYSEGGSSSREQEEDVDRSTTEVSEEEEEEVGVPRHTDGRMILDPNGLWFRSQTVVRGVTNSTQENMTHGVTCWSNASDEDKEMWFNNFRRVFYWPTNLERLVW; translated from the exons ATGGCTCCTGGAGGAAATAGGCAGCGCGGAGGCTATAGTGAGGGAGGTAGTAGCTCCCGAGAGCAGGAGGAGGACGTTGACCGTTCTACTACGGAggtgagtgaggaggaggaggaggaggttggtGTACCCCGACATACTGACGGCAGGATGATCCTTGATCCGAATGGTCTTTG gtttagaagtcaaacagttgttcgtggtgtgactaatagcacccaagagaacatgacacacggcgttacttgttggagtaacgctagtgatgaagataaggagatgtggttcaacaacttccgg cgtgtgttctattggccaaccaaccttgagcgcctagtttggtaa